In a single window of the Flavobacterium sp. W4I14 genome:
- a CDS encoding heme/copper-type cytochrome/quinol oxidase subunit 1 (product_source=COG0843; cath_funfam=1.20.210.10; cog=COG0843; superfamily=48264; transmembrane_helix_parts=Inside_1_6,TMhelix_7_29,Outside_30_38,TMhelix_39_61,Inside_62_72,TMhelix_73_95,Outside_96_120,TMhelix_121_143,Inside_144_150), which yields MKIIFKPYNFLVLIATLLLAASLLVPAYSLDFNIHDTYFMVGNIPLIRWFAIFLFVFALFYKLLKSFLVSNALSWVHILSSILFFFLACYSTYSFKRSLTLVELSNADSTDYSQGFNNSTAAMLLGFLLVQLLPIVNLIIGLIKRKRAVS from the coding sequence ATGAAAATAATCTTCAAACCCTATAACTTCCTCGTTCTAATTGCTACACTTCTTTTGGCAGCTTCCTTATTGGTGCCGGCATATAGTCTGGATTTCAATATACACGACACTTATTTTATGGTCGGTAATATTCCACTCATCAGGTGGTTTGCTATATTTTTATTCGTTTTTGCGTTATTCTACAAATTGTTAAAATCATTTTTAGTATCCAATGCTTTGAGTTGGGTTCACATTTTGTCATCTATTTTATTCTTTTTCCTTGCTTGTTACTCCACCTATAGTTTCAAAAGGTCACTTACTTTAGTCGAGCTTAGTAATGCAGACTCGACAGATTATTCACAGGGATTCAATAACAGCACGGCTGCAATGCTCCTGGGATTCCTGCTTGTTCAACTATTACCGATCGTAAATCTTATAATAGGCTTAATAAAACGAAAACGTGCTGTAAGTTAA
- a CDS encoding hypothetical protein (product_source=Hypo-rule applied; superfamily=54427): MKKLSSLIMATLIFAACQNKEAKTTDAAVAADSTKYPYTIKQVQKWEMNPDTKNAVTAMTLIKTFENLDTASMSKLLADSVALDLDGYKFKGTKSQLMKELQGEFDKMKGFKIDMQDMESVVNKDKSEEWVSLWYNQVSTTKEGKTDTVALFNDIKLKNGKVVRLSEYVQHPMKK, encoded by the coding sequence ATGAAGAAATTATCATCCTTGATCATGGCTACCTTAATTTTTGCAGCATGTCAAAATAAGGAAGCTAAAACCACTGATGCGGCAGTAGCTGCAGATAGTACCAAGTACCCGTATACCATTAAACAGGTGCAAAAATGGGAAATGAACCCCGATACAAAAAATGCGGTAACCGCAATGACCCTCATTAAAACATTCGAAAATTTAGATACAGCCAGTATGAGCAAGTTGCTTGCCGACAGTGTGGCCTTAGACTTGGATGGTTACAAATTTAAAGGGACAAAATCTCAGCTCATGAAAGAATTACAGGGCGAATTCGACAAAATGAAGGGTTTTAAAATCGACATGCAAGACATGGAATCGGTTGTAAACAAAGATAAAAGTGAAGAATGGGTAAGCCTTTGGTACAACCAGGTTTCCACAACAAAAGAAGGTAAAACCGATACAGTAGCTTTGTTTAACGATATTAAATTGAAAAATGGAAAGGTGGTGAGATTATCTGAATACGTTCAGCACCCAATGAAAAAATAG
- a CDS encoding phage FluMu protein Com (product_source=COG4416; cath_funfam=3.30.65.10; cog=COG4416; smart=SM00834; superfamily=57667; transmembrane_helix_parts=Inside_1_52,TMhelix_53_75,Outside_76_87,TMhelix_88_107,Inside_108_131) — MAELSKFQAFLQCKCPRCRKGDIFTGSAYSFRLQKTNITCPHCNLKFEREPGFFYVAMFVSYAMNVAEIITIGVASYVLGLPLIYENLWYYVGLILTGVLLLSPINYRYSRVILLHYLTPGLHYVPGSGDK; from the coding sequence ATGGCCGAGTTATCTAAATTTCAAGCATTTTTACAGTGTAAATGCCCACGCTGCCGCAAAGGAGATATCTTTACCGGAAGTGCTTATTCTTTCAGATTACAAAAAACAAATATTACCTGTCCGCATTGCAATTTAAAATTTGAACGCGAACCTGGATTTTTCTACGTAGCGATGTTTGTAAGTTATGCCATGAATGTTGCAGAAATTATTACCATTGGAGTAGCATCGTATGTTTTAGGCTTGCCTTTAATTTATGAAAACTTGTGGTATTATGTAGGTTTAATCTTAACGGGTGTTTTATTGTTATCTCCAATTAATTACCGCTATTCGAGGGTTATTTTGCTTCATTACCTTACACCAGGATTGCACTATGTTCCCGGAAGTGGGGATAAATAA
- a CDS encoding CRP/FNR family cyclic AMP-dependent transcriptional regulator (product_source=KO:K10914; cath_funfam=1.10.10.10,2.60.120.10; cog=COG0664; ko=KO:K10914; pfam=PF00027,PF13545; smart=SM00100,SM00419; superfamily=46785,51206): protein MNFQKLIDKGLKLKSYPKDSVVYEPGMQPRYVYFIKSGEVRMVTVSDEGKEFIQGVFKTGQYFGEPALLTDRPYLAFTIANKDSQIIAVNKEDFFGLIRNEPDFSMDLIQTLSHRLFYKSMMLEELASEKAEHRLLTIINYLLNDIAVGENLKVTRQELADMTGLRVETVIRGTKILAEKGLIKTIKGKIVKV from the coding sequence ATGAACTTCCAAAAACTGATTGATAAAGGTTTAAAACTCAAAAGCTATCCAAAAGATTCGGTTGTTTACGAGCCCGGTATGCAGCCGCGCTACGTGTATTTTATCAAATCAGGTGAGGTAAGAATGGTTACCGTTAGCGATGAAGGAAAGGAATTTATTCAAGGGGTTTTTAAAACGGGGCAGTATTTTGGCGAACCTGCATTATTAACCGACCGACCTTATTTAGCTTTTACCATCGCCAATAAAGATTCGCAGATTATTGCTGTAAATAAAGAAGATTTCTTCGGCCTGATTAGAAACGAACCCGATTTTAGCATGGATCTGATCCAGACGCTAAGTCACCGTCTTTTTTACAAATCGATGATGCTGGAAGAACTGGCGAGCGAAAAAGCGGAGCATCGATTGTTAACGATTATCAATTACCTCCTTAACGATATTGCTGTAGGTGAAAATTTAAAGGTAACGCGGCAAGAATTAGCCGATATGACTGGTTTAAGGGTAGAAACAGTTATCCGTGGCACTAAAATACTAGCCGAAAAAGGCCTGATCAAAACCATTAAAGGGAAAATAGTAAAGGTTTAG
- a CDS encoding D-alanine-D-alanine ligase (product_source=KO:K01921; cath_funfam=3.30.470.20,3.40.50.20; cog=COG1181; ko=KO:K01921; pfam=PF01820,PF07478; superfamily=52440,56059; tigrfam=TIGR01205) → MKKTIALLTGGTTGEWVVSVKSAATIAQNIDPDLYDVYKIMLNEKGWFYEPADSVKIEIDKNDFSLTLEGRKIKFDGVFIAIHGSPGEDGKLQGYFDMLGIRYTACDALTSSITMNKGYTKAVVEGIDNLYTAKSVQIFKGGNYNLNQIKQDLRLPYFVKPNSGGSSIGMSKVKHADDLESALEKAFKEDDQILIEEFVSGREFSIGIFGAEGKIIVLPTTEVIPANEFFDFEAKYTPGATEEITPGRMNEEEVSRVQQVVKDVYKKLNCRGVVRVDYFLEEGTGKFYFIEINTIPGQTATSFIPQQVAAMGITLKEFYTRLMKETLG, encoded by the coding sequence ATGAAGAAAACTATAGCATTGTTAACAGGCGGTACCACAGGCGAATGGGTTGTTTCGGTGAAAAGCGCAGCCACTATTGCTCAAAATATCGACCCTGATTTATATGATGTGTATAAGATTATGCTGAACGAAAAAGGCTGGTTTTATGAGCCTGCTGATTCTGTTAAAATTGAAATTGATAAAAATGATTTTTCGTTAACACTTGAAGGAAGAAAAATTAAGTTCGATGGCGTTTTTATTGCTATTCATGGTTCGCCTGGTGAGGATGGAAAATTACAGGGCTATTTTGATATGTTAGGTATCCGGTACACTGCCTGCGATGCATTAACTTCATCAATTACGATGAATAAAGGTTATACCAAAGCAGTTGTAGAAGGCATTGATAACCTGTACACCGCAAAATCTGTTCAGATATTTAAAGGTGGCAACTATAATTTAAATCAAATTAAGCAAGATTTAAGGTTGCCTTATTTTGTTAAACCAAATAGTGGGGGCAGTAGCATTGGCATGAGTAAGGTAAAACATGCCGATGACTTGGAAAGTGCTTTAGAAAAGGCTTTTAAAGAAGATGATCAGATTTTAATTGAAGAGTTTGTTAGTGGAAGAGAGTTTTCGATAGGCATTTTTGGAGCTGAAGGAAAAATTATTGTTTTGCCAACCACAGAAGTGATTCCAGCAAACGAATTTTTTGATTTCGAAGCCAAATATACGCCAGGTGCAACTGAAGAAATTACACCCGGTAGAATGAATGAAGAAGAGGTAAGTCGCGTACAACAGGTGGTAAAGGATGTATATAAGAAACTAAATTGCAGGGGAGTGGTACGTGTTGATTATTTCCTGGAAGAAGGAACTGGTAAATTTTATTTTATCGAAATCAATACCATTCCTGGGCAAACAGCAACCAGTTTTATTCCACAACAGGTAGCGGCAATGGGTATTACATTGAAAGAGTTTTACACCCGTTTAATGAAAGAAACTTTAGGGTAG
- a CDS encoding beta-lactam-binding protein with PASTA domain (product_source=COG2815; cog=COG2815; ko=KO:K12132; pfam=PF03793; smart=SM00740; superfamily=54184; transmembrane_helix_parts=Inside_1_12,TMhelix_13_35,Outside_36_256): MSKFIDYLKTKSFRNNILAAIVTVVVLLLVAFFSLRYYTKHGQGLNVPMVKGLSFEQAVKKLEDAGLKYEVDSVFIMDQPAGIVIDQDPDPNTFVKDNRTIYLTINAGKTPNTKFPDIAFKTLREAQAIIESSRLKLGDTTYKPDVSRDVVLEASFGGQPIAVGQIVPVGSRINLVLGDGRGNEEVDIPQLMGLTMDEAKFSLRGSNLSLGTIIYDGPITDSAAAIIIKQDPMLVDSLTKVAIGTKINITLSNKQQ; the protein is encoded by the coding sequence ATGTCTAAATTTATAGATTATTTAAAAACCAAATCGTTTAGAAACAATATTTTAGCTGCAATAGTAACCGTTGTAGTGCTGCTACTGGTCGCTTTTTTTAGTTTAAGATATTATACCAAACACGGACAAGGCCTGAATGTACCTATGGTAAAAGGCTTATCTTTTGAGCAGGCAGTTAAGAAACTCGAAGATGCCGGATTAAAATATGAAGTAGATTCTGTTTTTATTATGGATCAACCTGCGGGAATTGTAATTGATCAGGATCCTGATCCCAACACCTTTGTTAAAGATAACCGTACCATTTACTTAACCATTAACGCAGGTAAAACACCGAATACAAAATTCCCTGATATAGCGTTTAAGACCTTAAGAGAAGCACAGGCCATAATAGAGAGTTCGAGATTAAAACTCGGAGATACTACCTATAAGCCAGATGTAAGTCGTGATGTGGTTTTAGAAGCTTCTTTCGGTGGTCAGCCAATAGCAGTCGGACAGATTGTACCTGTTGGCTCAAGAATTAACCTGGTATTGGGCGATGGACGTGGAAACGAAGAAGTAGATATTCCACAACTAATGGGATTAACGATGGATGAAGCGAAATTTAGCCTAAGAGGTTCGAACCTGAGTTTAGGTACTATTATTTACGATGGCCCTATTACCGATAGTGCTGCTGCCATTATTATTAAACAAGATCCTATGCTGGTTGATTCGTTAACCAAAGTGGCTATAGGCACAAAAATTAACATTACCCTATCTAACAAACAACAATAA
- a CDS encoding UPF0755 protein (product_source=KO:K07082; cog=COG1559; ko=KO:K07082; pfam=PF02618; tigrfam=TIGR00247; transmembrane_helix_parts=Outside_1_14,TMhelix_15_37,Inside_38_351) produces MTEVEKKNMSTGKKVAIVIALVVILIAGYFALNIYRLYFAPNVTENQKYLYIKTGSSYNDLIAEIKKKDLVKSIPSFTAAAGKMNLATSVKPGRYRLTKGMTNRSLINLIKAGNQDPVKLKFHNIRKKENFAAYLASNLEADSLSFINVLDSTALISKYGFNQDNVYAMFIPNTYEMYWNISPVDFFERMHKEYDKFWTADRKQKAASLNLTPVQVYTLASIVDAEALYDKEMPIIAGLYLNRLNKGILLQADPTVIFANNDFTVKRVTGRLLQVQSLYNTYKYAGLPPGPIMMPSINAIDAVLNRDNNNYIYMCAKEDFSGYHNFAENKAQHEINAKKYREALNKRNIFK; encoded by the coding sequence ATGACTGAAGTAGAAAAAAAGAACATGAGTACAGGCAAAAAAGTGGCAATAGTAATTGCGCTTGTTGTTATTTTAATTGCTGGTTACTTTGCGTTAAATATTTACAGGCTTTACTTTGCCCCTAATGTTACCGAAAATCAAAAATATCTATATATCAAAACCGGAAGCAGCTACAATGATCTGATCGCAGAAATTAAAAAGAAAGATCTGGTAAAAAGTATCCCTTCTTTTACTGCAGCTGCCGGAAAAATGAATTTAGCTACAAGCGTTAAACCCGGACGTTACCGTTTAACCAAAGGGATGACCAACCGCAGTTTGATTAACTTAATTAAAGCTGGAAATCAAGATCCGGTTAAATTGAAATTCCATAACATCCGCAAGAAAGAAAACTTCGCTGCATATCTGGCCAGCAATCTGGAAGCTGATTCGTTGAGCTTTATCAATGTTTTAGATTCTACGGCGCTGATTAGCAAATATGGTTTTAACCAGGATAATGTGTATGCCATGTTTATTCCGAATACTTACGAAATGTACTGGAATATTTCGCCGGTTGATTTCTTTGAGCGCATGCACAAGGAATATGATAAATTCTGGACAGCCGACCGCAAGCAAAAAGCAGCAAGTTTAAACCTGACTCCGGTACAGGTATACACCTTAGCTTCAATTGTTGATGCAGAGGCGCTTTACGACAAAGAAATGCCCATTATAGCAGGTCTTTACTTAAACCGTTTAAACAAAGGCATATTGTTACAGGCCGATCCAACGGTGATTTTTGCAAACAACGATTTTACGGTAAAAAGGGTAACCGGAAGATTACTACAGGTGCAGTCGCTTTACAATACTTATAAATATGCCGGTTTGCCTCCAGGACCGATTATGATGCCAAGTATTAATGCGATTGATGCTGTACTAAACCGCGACAACAACAATTATATTTATATGTGTGCCAAAGAAGATTTTTCTGGCTACCATAACTTTGCTGAAAATAAAGCGCAGCACGAAATCAATGCAAAGAAATACCGTGAAGCTTTAAACAAAAGAAACATTTTTAAATAA
- a CDS encoding acyl-CoA thioester hydrolase (product_source=KO:K07107; cath_funfam=3.10.129.10; cog=COG0824; ko=KO:K07107; pfam=PF03061; superfamily=54637; tigrfam=TIGR00051) codes for MYSHSTKIRVRYGETDQMGYMYYGNYAQYYEVGRVEMLRSLGMSYSSMEADGIMMPVLELKCKYIKPALYDQEITVKTIIKTLPGIRIFFEYELYNEKEELINIGTTTLVFVDMKKNKPTNPPENFMEKLSVFFS; via the coding sequence ATGTATAGCCACAGTACAAAAATCAGGGTTCGATATGGCGAAACCGATCAAATGGGTTATATGTATTACGGCAATTATGCACAATATTACGAAGTAGGCCGGGTAGAAATGTTGCGCAGTTTGGGCATGAGTTACAGCTCGATGGAAGCTGATGGAATTATGATGCCTGTTTTGGAATTAAAGTGCAAATACATTAAACCTGCCCTTTACGATCAGGAAATTACCGTAAAAACAATCATCAAAACCTTACCAGGCATCAGGATCTTTTTTGAGTACGAGTTGTATAACGAAAAAGAAGAACTCATAAACATTGGGACAACTACATTGGTTTTTGTTGATATGAAGAAAAATAAACCTACAAATCCACCCGAAAATTTTATGGAAAAACTATCGGTGTTTTTTAGTTAA
- a CDS encoding membrane protein (product_source=KO:K07058; cog=COG1295; ko=KO:K07058; pfam=PF03631; superfamily=161025; tigrfam=TIGR00765; transmembrane_helix_parts=Inside_1_19,TMhelix_20_42,Outside_43_56,TMhelix_57_79,Inside_80_91,TMhelix_92_109,Outside_110_118,TMhelix_119_141,Inside_142_160,TMhelix_161_183,Outside_184_202,TMhelix_203_225,Inside_226_237,TMhelix_238_260,Outside_261_269,TMhelix_270_292,Inside_293_330) — translation MKWLHRQLLHLKLYSRFIEWTKGCVLPGFSPLPLYTVATFFFREIGKATLVNKASSLAYNFMLAIFPAIIFLFTLIPYIPKKIGFQDQLMSLIALVLPTNAYLAFETTLNEIVNIQNGSLLSLGFVLSLFFATNGVHNLMGAFNRSSLIVESRTWLKRRLVAVVLTVIIAFSVIVCIAAMATGQILLDYLQKELHYKDGITLFAIKIIRWALLGILYFITVSILYRYGPAHSKKWRFFSAGSWLATILAFLTIWGFSFYINHFGSYNKVYGSIGTLIVVMIWLYLNSLILLIGFELNASVDVSKRSVKIIRPTFNLFKKSEPIEENIQKK, via the coding sequence ATGAAATGGCTACATAGACAATTATTACACCTTAAACTCTATTCTAGATTTATCGAATGGACAAAGGGATGTGTTTTGCCTGGTTTTAGCCCGCTTCCATTGTACACTGTAGCTACATTTTTCTTTCGGGAGATTGGCAAAGCGACTTTAGTTAACAAAGCATCATCTTTGGCATATAATTTCATGCTGGCTATTTTCCCTGCTATTATATTCTTATTTACCTTAATCCCTTATATTCCCAAAAAAATTGGCTTTCAAGATCAATTAATGTCGTTAATTGCTTTGGTGCTTCCTACTAATGCCTACCTGGCTTTTGAAACTACACTTAATGAAATTGTAAACATTCAAAACGGCAGCTTGCTTTCTTTGGGTTTTGTATTGTCGTTATTTTTTGCCACAAACGGCGTTCATAATTTAATGGGTGCGTTTAACCGATCATCCCTCATAGTAGAAAGCAGAACCTGGTTAAAACGAAGGCTGGTGGCTGTTGTGTTAACTGTTATTATCGCTTTCTCAGTTATAGTTTGTATTGCTGCAATGGCTACAGGGCAAATTCTACTGGATTATTTACAGAAAGAACTACATTATAAAGATGGGATTACTCTTTTTGCGATCAAGATTATTCGTTGGGCACTACTGGGGATCTTATATTTTATTACGGTTTCTATTCTGTATAGATATGGGCCAGCACATTCAAAAAAGTGGCGTTTCTTTAGTGCAGGTTCATGGTTGGCTACCATTTTAGCCTTCCTCACCATTTGGGGCTTTTCATTTTATATCAATCACTTTGGCTCTTACAACAAAGTGTATGGCTCTATCGGAACATTAATTGTAGTCATGATCTGGCTTTACCTTAATTCGTTGATTTTATTGATCGGTTTTGAGCTCAATGCCAGTGTTGATGTGAGCAAAAGAAGTGTGAAGATTATCCGACCAACCTTTAATTTGTTCAAAAAATCAGAGCCAATTGAAGAAAACATCCAGAAGAAATAA
- a CDS encoding NAD(P)-dependent dehydrogenase (short-subunit alcohol dehydrogenase family) (product_source=COG1028; cath_funfam=3.40.50.720; cog=COG1028; pfam=PF00106; superfamily=51735), whose protein sequence is MSKKIVLITGTNSGFGWLTAHSVAALGYKVYATMRDTQGRNADKAAALAAVENLTVLDVTLTDDQSVKEAIASILAKEGTIDVLVNNAGYSMSGVAESFTTADLHTTFDINVYAPWRLIKQVLPAMRKQADGLIINVTSGFGRVAFPFATMYAASKFALEGISEGLHYEVKRLGIDVAIVEPGAFPTEMQQKNNPASDQGVFEGYGDIADIPNKMVATLGREMQAKNPNPQDVADAIVKLIGTPKGTRPLRTVVDPITGQYIEAANQAVAEQFAKGLTVFGMGELL, encoded by the coding sequence ATGAGCAAAAAAATTGTACTGATAACGGGAACAAATAGTGGTTTTGGCTGGCTTACCGCCCACAGCGTAGCTGCTTTAGGATACAAGGTATACGCCACGATGCGCGACACCCAAGGCCGTAATGCCGATAAAGCGGCTGCACTTGCGGCCGTAGAGAATTTAACCGTTTTAGATGTTACCTTAACTGACGACCAGAGCGTGAAAGAGGCCATTGCCAGCATTTTGGCCAAAGAAGGCACTATTGATGTGCTGGTGAACAACGCCGGTTACAGCATGAGCGGTGTAGCCGAGAGCTTTACTACGGCCGATCTGCACACTACCTTTGATATCAACGTTTATGCCCCCTGGCGACTGATCAAACAGGTGCTGCCCGCCATGCGTAAGCAGGCCGACGGACTGATCATTAATGTGACCAGCGGTTTTGGGCGTGTGGCATTCCCGTTCGCTACCATGTATGCAGCCTCGAAATTTGCACTGGAGGGAATAAGTGAAGGCTTGCATTATGAGGTCAAGCGTTTAGGCATTGATGTGGCTATTGTTGAGCCGGGCGCTTTTCCTACCGAAATGCAGCAAAAGAACAACCCCGCATCTGACCAGGGTGTATTTGAAGGGTACGGCGACATTGCCGATATTCCCAACAAAATGGTAGCCACACTGGGCAGGGAGATGCAAGCCAAGAACCCTAACCCGCAGGACGTTGCTGACGCCATTGTAAAACTGATCGGTACTCCGAAAGGCACCCGGCCATTACGTACGGTCGTCGACCCCATAACAGGCCAGTATATTGAAGCCGCTAATCAGGCTGTAGCCGAACAGTTTGCCAAAGGATTGACGGTATTCGGAATGGGTGAGTTATTGTAA
- a CDS encoding CRP-like cAMP-binding protein (product_source=COG0664; cath_funfam=2.60.120.10; cog=COG0664; pfam=PF00027; smart=SM00100; superfamily=51206) has translation MEAMINLILQFGDLNKQQIEFLLSKVEMLELKKHEYLSEAGKVPRYVAFVVEGVFRFCYYNNKSEEITNYFVDEGNFVVDNEKFESQIAASEYVQAVTDCKVLVFSKKNWDEISNTIVGWEMMKAKMVKKCLTLAMERRSPLISEDATTRYLSFIKAFPNLINRIPLSYVASYLGVTQQSLSRIRRSIL, from the coding sequence ATGGAAGCGATGATAAATCTTATCCTGCAATTTGGTGACCTGAACAAACAGCAGATCGAATTTTTGCTGAGCAAGGTTGAAATGCTGGAACTCAAAAAACACGAATACTTGTCGGAAGCCGGAAAAGTTCCCCGTTATGTGGCCTTTGTGGTGGAAGGTGTGTTCCGCTTTTGTTATTACAACAACAAGAGTGAAGAGATCACCAATTATTTTGTGGACGAAGGCAATTTTGTAGTCGATAACGAAAAGTTCGAATCGCAGATCGCGGCCTCGGAATATGTACAGGCTGTTACGGACTGCAAGGTGCTTGTTTTTAGCAAAAAGAACTGGGATGAGATATCCAATACCATTGTGGGATGGGAAATGATGAAGGCAAAGATGGTGAAGAAATGCCTAACGCTGGCCATGGAGCGACGCAGTCCGCTGATATCAGAAGACGCTACTACGCGTTACCTATCCTTCATTAAAGCTTTCCCGAACCTCATTAACCGCATTCCGCTTTCCTATGTGGCCTCTTACCTGGGCGTTACCCAGCAATCGCTAAGCCGTATACGCCGTAGTATCCTTTAA
- a CDS encoding NAD(P)-dependent dehydrogenase (short-subunit alcohol dehydrogenase family) (product_source=COG1028; cath_funfam=3.40.50.720; cog=COG1028; pfam=PF13561; superfamily=51735): MSQRLNNKVAVITGGTSGIGLAIAKRFAQEGAKVAVTGRNQQAIDKAIAEIGSNGLGIQGDVSNLNDLARIYQTVADHFGKVDTLVVNAGVYIIAPLAGFTEEQFDQVSDINFKGAFFSVQKALPVLNDGASVVLVSSTVNSKGVPNHAAYSATKAAVRSLARSFSAELLDRKIRVNALTPGPVDTPVFVTVAGSPEGAAAMKEAMGNFTPLKRLAQAEELAAAALYLASDDSSFMLGAELLLDGGVREL; encoded by the coding sequence ATGTCACAAAGATTGAACAATAAGGTAGCCGTTATTACTGGCGGTACCAGCGGCATTGGCTTAGCCATTGCTAAACGTTTTGCGCAGGAAGGCGCTAAAGTTGCCGTTACCGGCCGTAACCAGCAAGCTATAGACAAAGCTATTGCAGAGATCGGGTCTAATGGTTTGGGCATTCAGGGCGATGTATCCAACCTCAATGACCTTGCCCGTATCTATCAAACAGTAGCGGATCATTTTGGTAAAGTAGACACCCTGGTAGTTAATGCGGGTGTTTATATCATAGCTCCATTGGCGGGTTTTACTGAAGAACAATTTGACCAGGTTAGCGATATCAATTTCAAAGGCGCATTTTTCTCGGTGCAAAAAGCCCTTCCCGTATTAAATGACGGCGCGTCGGTCGTACTGGTTTCGTCGACTGTAAACAGCAAAGGAGTTCCTAACCATGCGGCTTATTCAGCGACCAAAGCAGCTGTACGTTCACTGGCACGCAGTTTTTCTGCTGAACTGCTTGACCGCAAAATACGTGTTAATGCTTTGACCCCTGGCCCGGTTGATACACCTGTATTTGTTACAGTTGCAGGTAGTCCGGAAGGCGCCGCAGCTATGAAAGAAGCTATGGGTAATTTCACTCCCCTTAAACGCCTAGCTCAAGCGGAAGAATTAGCTGCAGCAGCGCTTTACTTAGCATCGGACGACTCAAGCTTTATGCTTGGCGCGGAACTATTGCTGGACGGTGGTGTAAGGGAATTATAA
- a CDS encoding CRP-like cAMP-binding protein (product_source=COG0664; cath_funfam=2.60.120.10; cog=COG0664; pfam=PF00027; superfamily=51206), with protein MEDLSHFIENINHKTRLSPENMERLTQSFKVVKVKKKQLIIQPGFVAKYRIYVLKGAFHSYVIDDKGNEHTIQFAIDDWWISDYNSYIHQIPATQFVEALENSIILQIDHQTEQQLKNSDLEFSTLFCLMAEHTGAYLARRLVSNLTQSAEERYNEFVGRYPQVLQRLPQYALASYLNMTREFLSKIRNDKVRKK; from the coding sequence ATGGAAGATCTTTCGCACTTTATCGAAAATATAAATCATAAGACCCGCCTTTCACCTGAAAATATGGAGCGGCTTACTCAATCGTTCAAAGTGGTGAAAGTCAAAAAAAAGCAATTGATTATCCAGCCCGGCTTTGTTGCCAAATACCGGATCTATGTTTTAAAAGGGGCTTTTCATTCTTATGTGATAGATGATAAAGGCAATGAACATACTATACAGTTCGCAATTGATGACTGGTGGATTTCGGATTATAACAGCTATATTCATCAGATACCTGCCACGCAATTTGTAGAGGCCCTGGAAAACAGTATAATTCTACAGATCGATCACCAAACAGAACAGCAGTTGAAGAATAGTGATCTGGAATTTTCTACACTATTTTGTCTAATGGCCGAGCATACCGGCGCTTATCTTGCGCGCCGCCTCGTATCCAACCTGACGCAAAGCGCCGAAGAACGGTACAATGAATTTGTTGGCAGATACCCTCAAGTATTGCAGCGCCTGCCTCAATATGCGCTTGCCTCTTATCTTAATATGACGCGAGAGTTCCTATCGAAAATCCGTAACGACAAGGTGCGGAAAAAGTGA